ccccgtttctaaaaaatggACCCCATTTTTTTaaaaagcgggcccccattttagaacaaaaggGGCCTATTTATTTTTGCttcgggcccccgttacctttcggcttgggagcccgaagcataaacgggcccccatttataagagcgcattttccaatgtgtggacttccgcgaatttgtgactcattaccttgcacttgcccacaaCTCGGGATCCTGATTCAGAGAGCTCAGTCGACCGCTTAGCAACCCCTCCAGGTaggttttttccttttttttccttttttttctaatttttgtttttatgtatttgttttaattttaaatgaaaaatattattatgtttaattttatattaaaaaaattgattttaggtTTCAATATTAAAGTAATTTATAAGTTCACATTTATTCATGTTTCAAAATTAATGTAgtttatatttttttgtaaaataacTTGTTTTGCATAATCATAGAATAGGAAAACAAAAATGAAAGTTAAACCCAAACCACAAGCACAAAACAGGAAATTCTTGATTTTAATTGTACATCGTGATTAATCAAATTATGGGATCGACTTGACACTTAATGATTTAAGATACGAAGACATTGAAATATTGCCATCTTTCATTTTGTCATACTTTATTATTACATGTTATTACATCATTAGTCATTCATCACCTAGTACACCTAGCACCTAGTCTTATCACCATTCTTTCATCGTAGTCCATCTAAAGTTAAACACCTAGTGCACTTTTTCTTGTCGTTGTCTAGAGTTGCAAATGATGTAGATGGAGAAGAGGAAAAACCACATGACCTTGGTCTATGTAATTTTACGTTTGATTTTTTTTGAAGAAGATCCCTTAACTCATCAATTTCCTTTTTATAGCATTTGTGTTCTTCATGTCCTAGTTGCTTACAATAACTACACGTGGGCCACTCCATATAATTTGTCTCTTTGGATGAGGAAGATGAATTAGTTGGAATTTGTAACTTTGTGCCCTTAGCTTGATCCTTATATTTGTTTCTTTGCCTTTAATGTATTGTAACAAGGGTGTGTGCTTTTGAAGATTTTAAAGTACTCATTTTAATTAGTTTGTCTTGCTCCTTTGTGAGAGAAACAACAAAATCTATAAGTGCAGGCATAGTATTTAAACTGTGCAACAAAAGCATTTTTTGTTgcaagaaaaacataaaaaacattgaATAGTGAGGATCTAACTTGGATAAGACACTTAAGACCAATTATTCATCTTACTTTTCAATTTCATATTGTTTGAGTTGAAACTTGATCAAATTCAATTTGGTGAAGTAACAATATATTGTGTTATTTTTTTGTGGATTGAGACTTGTTAGTTCCTTTCTCAATTGATGCCCTCTCATCACATCTTGTTTGCCAAATAGATTCTCTAAAGTTGTCTATACATCATTAAGCTTGGCGGTGGATTCAATTCAAAAGAGTGGGTGGTACCATAGGCTTCATTATTATGTTTTAACTATTTGTGCCTAGTTGTGGCTACTGTATATTCATGTTCGAAACCCATTATGACCTAACATAATCCTAGTTTCTTGATATGTATCTCTATTTTACATTTCCATTCGTAGAAATTGTATGGAGTAAGGATTAGTTCCATTTTTGTTGAATCGATAAATTATACAAGAAAACCCCTTAATTTATTTAGAATTCAACTTAAGCCTcccaaaaaatattacaagaaaaagTACAAGTTGCATTAAAATATTGAATGCATAAATCTTTCATTTATAAGTCATGAATATTCTTACAATTTTTTGATTAAGTTTTCCCTTAATCATGCTGTCACATGAATGCTCCTTAATGATCTTAGACAAATAATAAAGAATTAGAAAATTTTGTCAAACATGTCACTCTAGCATGTAATTAGAAATTATTTACACTTTAGTTGGCTCATAATGGCTAGTTAGGGAGGAAAACATGAggctaatttaaaataaataaatttaaacgtTCATGGCTCAAATTTGTACACATGACAATGACTTGGATCAGTTATGGATCTAAACTAGAATGACAAACAATTAGATGTAGATTTAAATTTGAATCTTAAAGATACATGATAATAGAAATatactaaaataaattatttgttaattttcgtacaaaataaattaatttacatattaattaacatataataaaaacctaatcaaaacatatccaaaacagttgaaagaaaaatgcaaaatttatCATTTTAccattctaattttaaaattctacTACTATACTTATAATATTTTACAATGTAAAAActaaaaattcatcaaaattttgtttgcaagttttcctCCTAAATTTAAGCTCATAAATAAAAAAGCACCTAACAATTCAGCTCATAAATAAAAAAGCACCTAACAACTCCAAGCAGTTTCTCCGAGAGAACCTCCTTACCAACCTTTTTGATGGCAATTTTTTCTTCGGGTCCACATAATAAGCActctaaaaaataaattaaatcctgtaaaattaaatatttatttaatagtagTTGGATCCTGAAATAACACCTAAAGTTAAGTAGCATGCCATTAATCATGTGAAAAGATGGGATATATACGGAAAACAGATCATCAATTGATACTGAAGGTACTGAACCTATATTATATGCTATATTGGCAGTTACAACTTCCCATTAAATTCAGGGAAATTTTTTCATTCGAGAACTTATCATATTTATTACTTTTATATTATATAGTCCTCCGAGGGAAGGGAGTCAGAAGATATGAGGACTCTTATCAGAAAATAGAACACCAAAATGAAGCGAATGTAATAATGCCAGTTAGAATAAAGAAAGCATCCAGACGTCCTTCCTTCCTAATCTGTTCTTCCTTCACTGCTCTCTGTTCTCTCAAGTATTTTCCACAGCATTTCAACATCTTATTGTGGTTCATACTCCTCCTGCAATGTAGAGCTCTTTCTAAAATAAGCAGACTATTTCTCCCATTAACATGAGCTCCCATGATATCTTCCACCTGCATACTCAGTTCAGTCATCTTCAAGCTGGTATGATCAGTTTGTGAAACtctacacttcatcacaaacttACACTGTACAACTTTGCAAGGCACTATGTTTTCAGCAGGCAATATAGAGCCAAAGCATATGACACAGTCCTTGTCAGAGAACCAATGCTTTTGTCCAACCAGGGGACTCCAGCTTGAAAGATTGGCAGCTTGCCCTGTTTTCCTGTTTATCACAATCCAGCTTAACCTAATATTTTCCATCAAGTGCCCCCAAAATTCTCCGCCCTTCTCAATCTCCCCAAGCAGAATTGTGGGCAACTGATCTGGGCTAGTGTGATCCTCATCAAAGTTAATGAGATCAATCCTAAAAGGGCAGTTGCAGAACCACCCCTCAAAATCTTTTGAAGCAGGGATGCCCCGCAAAACCTGAGAATAGATGAACTTATTCTTGTATTGCAAATCCACAAGACACACAAAATCAGATGGTTTATTAGCATCACCCAGATTCTTCAAGCACCTTGAATTTGTCCCAGACTGATCATAATCAATGAAGGGGAAGCAGCTTGCATAGAAACTTCTAAACCCACCCAATGAAGAAGAGATGAGTTGCTTAACATCTGTGTCCACTGTGGAGGGCCAGAGATTCGAACATGCGTCTTCCCATATACTCTCCTGCCTTGCACTACACCAAAATTGGGAAGACACACACGCTGCGTTTGCAAGTGTTCTGCCATCCACACGCCCTAAGACTTCTGTTATGAGATCACTGTTCAAAACCATCTCACGGTGATGAAGCTTCACTGTATGCTATAGATGCTTAGTATAATCAATGAAATGGGCAAAAATTTAATTCACTCTAGAATTGAACAAGACACCTGATTCATAAAAGCTAGAGAATGAAGGGGTGCAATAAATGGAAGTAGGATCCACAGCTGACAAACTCTCTGTAATAAGAAGAGATTGGGTATAACTCGAGTGATTTATCTCCAACAATTATATTTATAAGGCGGGTGAATAAGTAAATGCGGGCACCAGAAGTCGTGATTGAAATGCGCAGGACTTTTCCGTCTGAAAGCACGCAAAGCCCAGATCAGATCGGATCAAAGTCTGAATAAGTTAGTGGCGTATCATCTCAATTATAGCTCGTAAATGTGAATGGGTGGGCAAATTGACTACCTTACGCGTCAGTCaattttatcattattattataatgATTTAGAAACCATTCGTCGTTTGATATTAGCCGCTTGAAAATGCAGAGAGAATGGATTCTGGTTGGCACCGAATTTTAACACTGCTTATACGATTGTTTATTTTGGGCAGGGTGAGAGTGACGGAAAGCGATATATCACAAAACCATCCAGAGAaaggatattattattattattattattagtttcTGCCGACAGGCACGTAACTATAGCATCTTGGATGTAAAAATGATTTTCGGCTGTCCAATCAGATATAGTATTTTTtagctttttattatttttaaaatattttaatattaaaaatatttaatatttaacaataaattattattttttaattatgattgatgatgttgttaatttttattattattattttttttttggctGTCCAAtcagattataattttttttagcgttttatttttttcaaatgttttgcgGAAAGTTTTGGAAGTTACTTGAAGCATAGCTAAATTTGTCatctggaagacaactaagagaatGCACAGTGATCGGTTGCAATGAAGATTTTATACTTTACAGTAATGGAATTTCTCATCTTAGCTTTACTACTTGTGTTATTTGCATTTTTTCTGGTCTTTAGCTGTTATCATCTGGAAGACAACC
The nucleotide sequence above comes from Cryptomeria japonica chromosome 11, Sugi_1.0, whole genome shotgun sequence. Encoded proteins:
- the LOC131045615 gene encoding F-box protein At2g27310-like; the protein is MVLNSDLITEVLGRVDGRTLANAACVSSQFWCSARQESIWEDACSNLWPSTVDTDVKQLISSSLGGFRSFYASCFPFIDYDQSGTNSRCLKNLGDANKPSDFVCLVDLQYKNKFIYSQVLRGIPASKDFEGWFCNCPFRIDLINFDEDHTSPDQLPTILLGEIEKGGEFWGHLMENIRLSWIVINRKTGQAANLSSWSPLVGQKHWFSDKDCVICFGSILPAENIVPCKVVQCKFVMKCRVSQTDHTSLKMTELSMQVEDIMGAHVNGRNSLLILERALHCRRSMNHNKMLKCCGKYLREQRAVKEEQIRKEGRLDAFFILTGIITFASFWCSIF